One Phoenix dactylifera cultivar Barhee BC4 unplaced genomic scaffold, palm_55x_up_171113_PBpolish2nd_filt_p 001366F, whole genome shotgun sequence genomic window carries:
- the LOC120108500 gene encoding uncharacterized protein LOC120108500, with amino-acid sequence MGARRRTLLLGFVVALFLGVAIYFRLWAIDNESFSADDREVLRKQFERANLEAMDESAEWRMKYDGEVEKCRLFQDELLKVKASLTSATKRLAMLQKENMSLQKQLESLKQQIGAKEQHCNCNQSSTQHQQ; translated from the exons ATGGGCGCGCGGAGGAGAACCCTCCTTCTGGGGTTTGTCGTGGCTCTCTTTCTTGGAGTCGCCATCTATTTCCGCCTCTGGGCCATCGACAACGAGTCCTTCTCCGCCGACGATCGGGAAGTCCTGAG GAAACAATTTGAACGTGCCAATCTGGAAGCTATGGATGAATCTGCTGAATGGAGAATGAAATATGACGGGGAGGTCGAGAAGTGTAGGCTGTTTCAGGATGAACTCTTGAAG GTTAAGGCCTCATTAACAAGCGCCACTAAGAGGCTTGCCATGCTGCAAAAG GAAAACATGAGCCTGCAGAAGCAATTGGAGTCCTTGAAACAACAAATTGGAGCCAAGGAACAACATTGCAACTGCAATCAATCCTCGACCCAGCACCAACAATAA
- the LOC120108502 gene encoding uncharacterized protein LOC120108502, with protein sequence MTDSGGGSAAPETGRAEVPKGSGSGAAEKGRSWADVAKGEPRRQYGSSYRSSPRVLELLQKRFSEVVDVPEEELEGNRSEWRNSTIIVRSLGRYVPADWVAREIKRVGRLGYDVECFLLMDGFFAVRFANEADREAAMARGLWMVAGQLLAMDRWRPNFIPGDEGLSRVVVWLRMPRLPLDYWKKPTIMRIAATTGTPLALDEVTEQGRRYGFARVKIALNCSAPLKPGTLVRGSSKGVADVFWQDFIYENLPAPCSRCGRIGHATADCTFSMPEAEVAEEGEIQGDGMESPRTSAQENRGSGEPEDLPMFGLWMVTGHSRAPRVAKVPARRKTRAKPGVGPRSAPTSPRSDLKPGVNRADAESSPIDLEGW encoded by the coding sequence ATGACCGACTCGGGGGGTGGATCGGCGGCACCGGAGACGGGGAGAGCTGAGGTGCCGAAGGGTTCAGGCTCCGGGGCTGCGGAGAAGGGCCGCTCATGGGCGGATGTGGCGAAGGGAGAGCCGCGGAGGCAATATGGGTCCTCCTATCGTTCCTCCCCTCGGGTGTTGGAACTGCTGCAGAAGAGGTTCTCCGAGGTGGTGGACGTCCCGGAGGAGGAGTTGGAGGGAAACCGTTCGGAATGGCGGAACTCCACGATCATTGTGAGAAGCCTTGGGAGGTATGTTCCAGCGGACTGGGTGGCGAGGGAGATCAAAAGAGTGGGGCGCTTGGGATACGATGTGGAGTGCTTCTTGTTGATGGACGGTTTCTTCGCCGTCCGGTTTGCGAACGAGGCCGATCGGGAAGCGGCTATGGCGAGGGGGCTGTGGATGGTGGCCGGTCAGCTTCTTGCAATGGACCGGTGGCGACCTAACTTCATTCCGGGCGATGAGGGGCTTAGCCGGGTGGTCGTTTGGCTTCGCATGCCAAGGTTGCCCTTGGATTACTGGAAGAAGCCGACAATCATGCGAATAGCAGCCACTACCGGCACTCCTCTGGCTTTGGATGAGGTCACAGAGCAGGGGAGGCGCTATGGATTCGCCAGGGTGAAGATAGCTTTGAATTGCTCAGCTCCTCTCAAACCGGGCACTCTTGTGAGGGGCTCATCGAAGGGGGTAGCGGACGTTTTCTGGCAGGATTTCATCTACGAGAACCTGCCGGCTCCCTGCTCCAGGTGTGGGCGTATAGGGCATGCGACGGCGGACTGTACTTTCTCCATGCCGGAGGCCGAGGTGGCAGAAGAAGGGGAGATTCAGGGGGACGGGATGGAGTCCCCGAGGACGTCGGCCCAGGAGAACAGGGGTAGTGGTGAACCGGAGGACCTGCCGATGTTCGGCCTGTGGATGGTCACGGGTCATTCGCGGGCGCCGCGGGTGGCTAAGGTGCCGGCTCGGAGGAAGACGAGGGCTAAGCCTGGGGTTGGTCCGAGGTCGGCACCTACCTCTCCCCGATCCGATCTGAAGCCAGGCGTGAACAGGGCTGATGCGGAGTCTTCCCCGATCGACCTCGAAGGGTGGTAA
- the LOC120108503 gene encoding uncharacterized protein LOC120108503: MKVLLWNCRGAGKPSFAPAFRRFVQQNRPDIYILFETRLSSRGLQKARRVLSRAWGFYAVESRGLSGGIIVTWRLESCRLDTFHVCAQKVIMVISEGTNDPRVLAAVYASTDFRQRRRLWEEASQLVDRGYPLLMAGDFNCIVDPQEKMGGKPFSHERKVKEFQNFLTANGLIDLGFSGPRFTWCNNQQGPVRVWERLDRACATAGWVQRFSDHRVSHLPRIASDHCPLLLSTDAFVPVHPPFRFEKMWLSYPCSWEMVREAWSIPVRGDAMYRVSRRLELARRRLRRWNREEVGDIFRRIEESEVAIVRLQDQEAQGGSVR; the protein is encoded by the coding sequence ATGAAGGTTCTCCTATGGAATTGTCGTGGTGCGGGGAAGCCCTCCTTTGCCCCGGCTTTTCGAAGGTTTGTGCAACAGAATAGGCCGGATATCTATATTTTGTTTGAGACCCGTTTATCGAGCAGGGGTCTTCAGAAGGCAAGGAGGGTGCTTTCTCGGGCGTGGGGTTTCTATGCAGTTGAGTCCCGTGGGCTGTCGGGTGGGATAATTGTTACGTGGAGGCTGGAGTCCTGTAGATTGGATACTTTTCATGTCTGTGCCCAAAAGGTGATTATGGTGATCTCGGAGGGCACAAATGATCCCCGGGTTCTTGCGGCGGTGTATGCAAGTACTGATTTCAGGCAGAGACGACGGTTGTGGGAGGAGGCATCGCAGTTGGTTGATCGGGGCTACCCGTTATTGATGGCGGGTGACTTTAATTGTATTGTTGACCCTCAGGAGAAGATGGGGGGTAAGCCTTTTTCCCATGAGAGGAAGGTTAAGGAATTTCAGAACTTTTTGACCGCAAATGGTTTGATTGACTTGGGATTCTCGGGTCCCAGATTCACATGGTGCAATAATCAACAGGGTCCGGTTAGAGTGTGGGAGAGACTTGATAGAGCTTGTGCGACAGCTGGatgggtccagagattttcggATCATCGTGTGTCACATTTACCCAGGATTGCGTCCGATCATTGTCCTTTGTTGTTGAGCACTGATGCCTTTGTTCCGGTGCATCCCCCATTCAGATTCGAGAAGATGTGGCTTTCTTACCCTTGTTCATGGGAGATGGTGAGGGAGGCATGGAGCATTCCAGTGAGGGGTGATGCCATGTATCGGGTGTCCCGGAGATTGGAGTTGGCGAGGAGGAGGTTGAGGAGATGGAATCGAGAGGAGGTGGGTGATATCTTTAGGAGGATTGAGGAGTCAGAGGTGGCCATTGTTAGATTACAGGATCAGGAGGCTCAAGGGGGGTCTGTCAGATGA
- the LOC120108498 gene encoding CASP-like protein 5A1 isoform X1 — MFVSRPAVHPVEAPPLTDAAENPPRVMMKDIQGMPGTPGGLVLRLCQFIFAAAALSVMTSTSDFTSVTAFCYLVAAVILQSLWSLSLAFVDIYALLVKRCLRNSRAVCLFTIGDGRSSPICVDGREICIMYTLTFAAACASAGITVLISNDLNICSENHCTSFQTATAMAFISWFALSPSFLLNFWSLASR, encoded by the exons ATGTTCGTGAGTCGGCCGGCGGTGCATCCGGTGGAGGCTCCCCCTCTCACGGATGCTGCCGAGAATCCGCCGAGGGTGATGATGAAGGACATCCAGGGCATGCCCGGGACGCCCGGAGGCCTCGTCCTGCGCCTCTGCCAATTCATATTCGCGGCCGCCGCTCTCTCCGTCATGACCTCCACCAGCGATTTCACCTCCGTCACTGCCTTCTG CTATTTGGTAGCAGCAGTCATCTTACAGAGCTTGTGGAGCCTTTCACTAGCCTTCGTGGATATCTATGCCCTTCTAGTAAAACGCTGCTTGCGGAATTCCCGAGCTGTCTGTTTGTTTACCATTGGAGATGGG CGGTCTTCCCCCATATGTGTAGATGGACGTGAAATCTGT ATTATGTACACACTCACATTTGCAGCAGCTTGTGCATCCGCGGGCATCACAGTTTTGATCAGCAATGATCTGAACATCTGTTCAGAAAATCACTGCACAAGCTTTCAGACTGCTACAGCCATGGCCTTCATCAGCTGGTTTGCACTCTCCCCATCATTTCTCCTAAACTTTTGGTCATTGGCGTCCAGGTGA
- the LOC120108498 gene encoding CASP-like protein 5A1 isoform X2: MFVSRPAVHPVEAPPLTDAAENPPRVMMKDIQGMPGTPGGLVLRLCQFIFAAAALSVMTSTSDFTSVTAFCYLVAAVILQSLWSLSLAFVDIYALLVKRCLRNSRAVCLFTIGDGIMYTLTFAAACASAGITVLISNDLNICSENHCTSFQTATAMAFISWFALSPSFLLNFWSLASR; encoded by the exons ATGTTCGTGAGTCGGCCGGCGGTGCATCCGGTGGAGGCTCCCCCTCTCACGGATGCTGCCGAGAATCCGCCGAGGGTGATGATGAAGGACATCCAGGGCATGCCCGGGACGCCCGGAGGCCTCGTCCTGCGCCTCTGCCAATTCATATTCGCGGCCGCCGCTCTCTCCGTCATGACCTCCACCAGCGATTTCACCTCCGTCACTGCCTTCTG CTATTTGGTAGCAGCAGTCATCTTACAGAGCTTGTGGAGCCTTTCACTAGCCTTCGTGGATATCTATGCCCTTCTAGTAAAACGCTGCTTGCGGAATTCCCGAGCTGTCTGTTTGTTTACCATTGGAGATGGG ATTATGTACACACTCACATTTGCAGCAGCTTGTGCATCCGCGGGCATCACAGTTTTGATCAGCAATGATCTGAACATCTGTTCAGAAAATCACTGCACAAGCTTTCAGACTGCTACAGCCATGGCCTTCATCAGCTGGTTTGCACTCTCCCCATCATTTCTCCTAAACTTTTGGTCATTGGCGTCCAGGTGA